One window of the Perca flavescens isolate YP-PL-M2 chromosome 5, PFLA_1.0, whole genome shotgun sequence genome contains the following:
- the mtmr3 gene encoding phosphatidylinositol-3,5-bisphosphate 3-phosphatase MTMR3 isoform X2 produces MEEEGQQSLECIQANQIFPKKSPVLEEENMQVPFPELHGEFTEYVGRAEDAIIAISNYRLHIKFKESVVNVPLQLIENSECRDMFQLHVTCKDCKVVRCQFSTFEQCQEWLKRLNAVVRPPSRLEDLFSFAFHAWCMEVYAGEKEQHGELCRPGEHVTSWFKNEVERMCFDTQNAWRISDINSKFRLCPSYPQQLLVPAWITDKELENVAAFRSWKRFPAVVYRHQTTGAVIARCGQPEVSWWGWRNADDEHLVQSIAKACAVDSSSRKHLSNGNYTNGNDLPDTDFESSMTNSAEVETLATQPHKLLILDARSYAAAVANRAKGGGCECPEYYPNCEVVFMGMANIHSIRKSFQSLRFLCTQMPDPANWLSALESTKWLQHLSLLLKAALLVVNAVDRDHRPVLVHCSDGWDRTPQIVALSKLLLDPYYRTVEGFQVLVETDWLDFGHKFADRCGHGENSEDLNERCPVFLQWLDCVHQLQRQFPCSFEFNEAFLVKLVQHTYSCLFGTFLCNSGKEREDRHVQERTCSVWSLLRPANRTLRNMLYSTHSETVLHPVCHVRNLMLWTAVYLPSSSPTTPSDDSCAPYPVPGCNPEDAPLGRRTKTRSFDNLPSACELGSSLAPNRRSSDPSLNEKWQDHRRSLELNMAVGPEGGGNQDQEVRPNGVGPYPDGVDSELEDSPQPQGSHAELGQEASVSTAETGVEAEKAELSVAVGVAEGQMENILKEATKEEAGADVQREGSAAVIHVISTVDTEFRKEAKVEEDDKCAKVNGTEMQREAFTNGHHLENGIMVAEEVDESPSLPTQKAEELDQQAAQVTQSPEDLVKQDAENCSVPEELAHGPSESGSGEPEQPAAHRTITNGFVDRSPEEPGVDEETCPDSESDNGVSEPVEQGDKRASLMESSTETLTEEACSRLELPAQPPVCPGHQPCSDGRNQPPCSRKEKGLETGEQGFIRTLNGGSKRPSVSAFQSVSADLNREGLCNGDSSDGEPCGGHHWAKGNGERVPLSRQVSLASCNSLILHPRGSCSQHRWCHTLLGRAAISPEQPSRSHLDDDGLTLHTDAIQQRLRQIEAGHQMEVETLKKQVQELWSRLENQQHAGSHRINGDMGDEVTSMTDSEYNLDPNCLSRCSTELFSEASWEQVDKQDTEVTRWYPDHLAAQCYGCESRFWLATRRHHCRNCGNVFCASCCDQKIPVPSQQLFEPSRVCKTCYGSLKLSPAPLDLDLELELDKPITASSN; encoded by the exons GTGCCCTTTCCTGAGCTGCATGGCGAGTTCACAGAGTATGTGGGGAGAGCAGAGGATGCCATCATCGCAATATCTAACTACCGCCTACACATCAAGTTCAAAGAGTCTGTTGTCAAC GTTCCTCTTCAGCTCATAGAGAACTCGGAGTGTCGGGACATGTTCCAGCTTCATGTCACCTGCAAGGACTGTAAAGTCGTCAG GTGCCAGTTCTCCACCTTTGAGCAGTGTCAGGAATGGCTAAAACGCCTGAACGCAGTAGTACGCCCTCCCTCCCGCCTGGAGGACCTCTTCTCCTTCGCCTTCCACGCCTGGTGCATGGAGGTATATGCCGGCGAGAAGGAGCAGCACGGCGAGCTATGCAGACCAG GCGAACATGTGACCTCCTGGTTCAAGAACGAGGTGGAGAGGATGTGCTTTGACACTCAAAACGCCTGGAGGATATCGGACATAAACAGCAAGTTCAG GCTTTGCCCCAGCTATCCCCAGCAGCTCCTGGTGCCAGCCTGGATCACTGACAAGGAGCTGGAAAATGTGGCAGCCTTCCGCTCCTGGAAGAGGTTTCCTGCTGTGGTTTATAG GCACCAGACTACGGGAGCTGTGATTGCCCGCTGTGGCCAGCCAGAGGTCAGCTGGTGGGGCTGGAGGAACGCAGATGATGAGCACCTGGTCCAGTCCATCGCCAAGGCCTGCGCCGTGGACAGCAGCTCCCGCAAACACCTTTCCAATGGCAACTACACCAACGGCAACGACCTGCCTGATACTGACTTTG aaTCCTCCATGACCAACAGCGCAGAGGTGGAGACGTTGGCTACCCAGCCCCACAAGTTACTGATTCTGGATGCCAGGTCCTACGCTGCTGCCGTAGCTAACAGGGCCAAGGGGGGAGGCTGTGAATGCCCAG AGTACTATCCCAACTGTGAGGTGGTGTTTATGGGCATGGCCAACATCCACTCCATCCGCAAGAGTTTCCAGTCTCTGCGTTTCCTCTGCACTCAGATGCCTGATCCGGCCAA CTGGCTTTCTGCACTGGAGAGCACCAAGTGGCTGCAGCACCTGTCCCTGCTGCTGAAGGCGGCGCTGCTGGTGGTCAACGCTGTGGACCGAGACCACAGGCCCGTCCTGGTGCACTGCTCTGACGGCTGGGACCGCACACCTCAGATTGTTGCTTTGTCCAAGCTGCTGCTGGACCCTTACTACCGCACTGTGGAG GGCTTCCAGGTTTTGGTGGAGACTGATTGGCTAGACTTCGGCCATAAGTTTGCCGACCGCTGCGGCCATGGAGAAAACTCTGAGGACCTGAACGAGCGCTGCCCCGTCTTCCTGCAGTGGCTGGACTGTGTTCACCAGCTGCAGAGGCAGTTCCCATGCTCCTTTGAGTTTAACGAGGCCTTTCTG gtGAAACTGGTGCAGCACACCTACTCCTGTCTATTCGGCACCTTCCTGTGTAACAGCGGCAAGGAGAGGGAGGACCGTCACGTTCAAGAGAGGACCTGCTCAGTCTGGTCACTTCTGAGACCGGCCAACCGTACTCTGAGGAACATGCTGTACTCCACACACTCCGAGACA GTTCTTCACCCAGTGTGTCATGTACGCAACCTGATGCTGTGGACGGCTGTCTACCTGCCCAGCTcctcccccaccaccccctCCGATGACTCCTGCGCCCCCTACCCTGTGCCGGGTTGCAACCCTGAGGACGCGCCCTTGGGCAG ACGTACGAAGACTCGCTCCTTCGACAACTTGCCCAGTGCATGTGAGCTGGGAAGCTCGCTGGCTCCTAACCGCCGCTCCAGTGACCCGAGTCTCAATGAGAAGTGGCAGGACCACCGGCGCTCTCTGGAGCTCAACATGGCAGTGGGGCCTGAGGGAGGGGGAAACCAGGATCAGGAGGTGCGGCCTAACGGAGTGGGGCCTTACCCAGACGGAGTGGACTCTGAGCTGGAAGACAGCCCACAGCCCCAGGGCTCGCATGCTGAGCTCGGACAGGAAGCCTCTGTGAGCACAGCAGAAACCGGTGTGGAAGCAGAGAAGGCGGAGCTCTCTGTGGCGGTGGGCGTGGCTGAGGGCCAGATGGAGAACATTCTTAAGGAAGCCACTAAGGAGGAGGCGGGAGCAGATGTTCAGAGAGAGGGAAGTGCTGCTGTCATACATGTCATCAGCACTGTTGACACAGAATTCCGGAAGGAAGCAAAAGTTGAAGAGGATGACAAGTGTGCTAAGGTCAATGGGACTGAGATGCAGAGAGAAGCGTTTACCAATGGTCACCATCTAGAAAATGGCATAATGGTGGCAGAGGAGGTTGATGAGTCTCCCTCTCTGCCCACACAGAAGGCAGAGGAGCTGGATCAACAGGCAGCTCAGGTGACTCAGTCACCAGAGGACCTGGTGAAGCAGGACGCAGAGAACTGTTCTGTACCAGAGGAGCTTGCACATGGACCCAGCGAGTCCGGCTCAGGTGAGCCCGAGCAGCCTGCAGCCCATAGAACTATAACAAACGGCTTTGTGGACAGGTCACCTGAAGAGCCAGGAGTGGATGAGGAGACCTGCCCTGACTCTGAATCTGACAACGGTGTCTCCGAGCCAGTGGAGCAGGGGGATAAGAGGGCCTCCCTGATGGAAAGCTCCACAGAGACTTTAACTGAAGAAGCCTGTAGCAGGTTAGAGCTACCAGCACAGCCGCCGGTTTGTCCCGGTCATCAGCCCTGCAGTGATGGCAGGAACCAACCGCCCTGCTCCAGGAAGGAGAAAGGACTGGAGACAGGCGAACAAGgctttatcagaactttaaacGGGGGCAGCAAGCGGCCCTCGGTCAGTGCCTTTCAGTCTGTGAGTGCTGACCTCAACAGGGAAGGGCTTTGTAACGGCGACAGCTCCGACGGGGAGCCCTGCGGAGGACATCACTGGGCCAAAGGGAACGGGGAGAGGGTTCCTCTGAGTCGACAGGTGTCCCTAGCAAGCTGCAACTCCCTGATCCTGCATCCACGGGGCAGCTGCTCCCAGCACCGCTGGTGCCACACCCTGCTGGGCCGGGCTGCCATTAGCCCAGAGCAGCCGTCCCGAAGCCATCTGGATGACGACGGGCTGACGCTGCACACGGACGCCATCCAGCAGAGGCTAAGGCAGATCGAGGCGGGACACCAGATGGAGGTGGAGACTCTGAAGAAGCAGGTGCAGGAGCTGTGGAGCCGCCTGGAGAATCAGCAGCACGCCGGCTCccacaggatcaacggagacaTGGGAGACGAAGTG ACCTCAATGACAGACTCTGAGTACAACCTGGACCCCAACTGTTTGTCGCGCTGCAGCACAGAGCTATTCTCTGAGGCCAGCTGGGAGCAGGTGGACAAGCAGGACACCGAG GTGACTCGCTGGTACCCAGACCATTTGGCAGCCCAGTGTTATGGCTGTGAGAGCAGGTTCTGGCTCGCCACCAGGAGGCATCACTGCAG
- the mtmr3 gene encoding phosphatidylinositol-3,5-bisphosphate 3-phosphatase MTMR3 isoform X1 → MEEEGQQSLECIQANQIFPKKSPVLEEENMQVPFPELHGEFTEYVGRAEDAIIAISNYRLHIKFKESVVNVPLQLIENSECRDMFQLHVTCKDCKVVRCQFSTFEQCQEWLKRLNAVVRPPSRLEDLFSFAFHAWCMEVYAGEKEQHGELCRPGEHVTSWFKNEVERMCFDTQNAWRISDINSKFRLCPSYPQQLLVPAWITDKELENVAAFRSWKRFPAVVYRHQTTGAVIARCGQPEVSWWGWRNADDEHLVQSIAKACAVDSSSRKHLSNGNYTNGNDLPDTDFESSMTNSAEVETLATQPHKLLILDARSYAAAVANRAKGGGCECPEYYPNCEVVFMGMANIHSIRKSFQSLRFLCTQMPDPANWLSALESTKWLQHLSLLLKAALLVVNAVDRDHRPVLVHCSDGWDRTPQIVALSKLLLDPYYRTVEGFQVLVETDWLDFGHKFADRCGHGENSEDLNERCPVFLQWLDCVHQLQRQFPCSFEFNEAFLVKLVQHTYSCLFGTFLCNSGKEREDRHVQERTCSVWSLLRPANRTLRNMLYSTHSETVLHPVCHVRNLMLWTAVYLPSSSPTTPSDDSCAPYPVPGCNPEDAPLGRRTKTRSFDNLPSACELGSSLAPNRRSSDPSLNEKWQDHRRSLELNMAVGPEGGGNQDQEVRPNGVGPYPDGVDSELEDSPQPQGSHAELGQEASVSTAETGVEAEKAELSVAVGVAEGQMENILKEATKEEAGADVQREGSAAVIHVISTVDTEFRKEAKVEEDDKCAKVNGTEMQREAFTNGHHLENGIMVAEEVDESPSLPTQKAEELDQQAAQVTQSPEDLVKQDAENCSVPEELAHGPSESGSGEPEQPAAHRTITNGFVDRSPEEPGVDEETCPDSESDNGVSEPVEQGDKRASLMESSTETLTEEACSRLELPAQPPVCPGHQPCSDGRNQPPCSRKEKGLETGEQGFIRTLNGGSKRPSVSAFQSVSADLNREGLCNGDSSDGEPCGGHHWAKGNGERVPLSRQVSLASCNSLILHPRGSCSQHRWCHTLLGRAAISPEQPSRSHLDDDGLTLHTDAIQQRLRQIEAGHQMEVETLKKQVQELWSRLENQQHAGSHRINGDMGDEVTSMTDSEYNLDPNCLSRCSTELFSEASWEQVDKQDTEVTRWYPDHLAAQCYGCESRFWLATRRHHCSGREPVQEVWNCGNVFCASCCDQKIPVPSQQLFEPSRVCKTCYGSLKLSPAPLDLDLELELDKPITASSN, encoded by the exons GTGCCCTTTCCTGAGCTGCATGGCGAGTTCACAGAGTATGTGGGGAGAGCAGAGGATGCCATCATCGCAATATCTAACTACCGCCTACACATCAAGTTCAAAGAGTCTGTTGTCAAC GTTCCTCTTCAGCTCATAGAGAACTCGGAGTGTCGGGACATGTTCCAGCTTCATGTCACCTGCAAGGACTGTAAAGTCGTCAG GTGCCAGTTCTCCACCTTTGAGCAGTGTCAGGAATGGCTAAAACGCCTGAACGCAGTAGTACGCCCTCCCTCCCGCCTGGAGGACCTCTTCTCCTTCGCCTTCCACGCCTGGTGCATGGAGGTATATGCCGGCGAGAAGGAGCAGCACGGCGAGCTATGCAGACCAG GCGAACATGTGACCTCCTGGTTCAAGAACGAGGTGGAGAGGATGTGCTTTGACACTCAAAACGCCTGGAGGATATCGGACATAAACAGCAAGTTCAG GCTTTGCCCCAGCTATCCCCAGCAGCTCCTGGTGCCAGCCTGGATCACTGACAAGGAGCTGGAAAATGTGGCAGCCTTCCGCTCCTGGAAGAGGTTTCCTGCTGTGGTTTATAG GCACCAGACTACGGGAGCTGTGATTGCCCGCTGTGGCCAGCCAGAGGTCAGCTGGTGGGGCTGGAGGAACGCAGATGATGAGCACCTGGTCCAGTCCATCGCCAAGGCCTGCGCCGTGGACAGCAGCTCCCGCAAACACCTTTCCAATGGCAACTACACCAACGGCAACGACCTGCCTGATACTGACTTTG aaTCCTCCATGACCAACAGCGCAGAGGTGGAGACGTTGGCTACCCAGCCCCACAAGTTACTGATTCTGGATGCCAGGTCCTACGCTGCTGCCGTAGCTAACAGGGCCAAGGGGGGAGGCTGTGAATGCCCAG AGTACTATCCCAACTGTGAGGTGGTGTTTATGGGCATGGCCAACATCCACTCCATCCGCAAGAGTTTCCAGTCTCTGCGTTTCCTCTGCACTCAGATGCCTGATCCGGCCAA CTGGCTTTCTGCACTGGAGAGCACCAAGTGGCTGCAGCACCTGTCCCTGCTGCTGAAGGCGGCGCTGCTGGTGGTCAACGCTGTGGACCGAGACCACAGGCCCGTCCTGGTGCACTGCTCTGACGGCTGGGACCGCACACCTCAGATTGTTGCTTTGTCCAAGCTGCTGCTGGACCCTTACTACCGCACTGTGGAG GGCTTCCAGGTTTTGGTGGAGACTGATTGGCTAGACTTCGGCCATAAGTTTGCCGACCGCTGCGGCCATGGAGAAAACTCTGAGGACCTGAACGAGCGCTGCCCCGTCTTCCTGCAGTGGCTGGACTGTGTTCACCAGCTGCAGAGGCAGTTCCCATGCTCCTTTGAGTTTAACGAGGCCTTTCTG gtGAAACTGGTGCAGCACACCTACTCCTGTCTATTCGGCACCTTCCTGTGTAACAGCGGCAAGGAGAGGGAGGACCGTCACGTTCAAGAGAGGACCTGCTCAGTCTGGTCACTTCTGAGACCGGCCAACCGTACTCTGAGGAACATGCTGTACTCCACACACTCCGAGACA GTTCTTCACCCAGTGTGTCATGTACGCAACCTGATGCTGTGGACGGCTGTCTACCTGCCCAGCTcctcccccaccaccccctCCGATGACTCCTGCGCCCCCTACCCTGTGCCGGGTTGCAACCCTGAGGACGCGCCCTTGGGCAG ACGTACGAAGACTCGCTCCTTCGACAACTTGCCCAGTGCATGTGAGCTGGGAAGCTCGCTGGCTCCTAACCGCCGCTCCAGTGACCCGAGTCTCAATGAGAAGTGGCAGGACCACCGGCGCTCTCTGGAGCTCAACATGGCAGTGGGGCCTGAGGGAGGGGGAAACCAGGATCAGGAGGTGCGGCCTAACGGAGTGGGGCCTTACCCAGACGGAGTGGACTCTGAGCTGGAAGACAGCCCACAGCCCCAGGGCTCGCATGCTGAGCTCGGACAGGAAGCCTCTGTGAGCACAGCAGAAACCGGTGTGGAAGCAGAGAAGGCGGAGCTCTCTGTGGCGGTGGGCGTGGCTGAGGGCCAGATGGAGAACATTCTTAAGGAAGCCACTAAGGAGGAGGCGGGAGCAGATGTTCAGAGAGAGGGAAGTGCTGCTGTCATACATGTCATCAGCACTGTTGACACAGAATTCCGGAAGGAAGCAAAAGTTGAAGAGGATGACAAGTGTGCTAAGGTCAATGGGACTGAGATGCAGAGAGAAGCGTTTACCAATGGTCACCATCTAGAAAATGGCATAATGGTGGCAGAGGAGGTTGATGAGTCTCCCTCTCTGCCCACACAGAAGGCAGAGGAGCTGGATCAACAGGCAGCTCAGGTGACTCAGTCACCAGAGGACCTGGTGAAGCAGGACGCAGAGAACTGTTCTGTACCAGAGGAGCTTGCACATGGACCCAGCGAGTCCGGCTCAGGTGAGCCCGAGCAGCCTGCAGCCCATAGAACTATAACAAACGGCTTTGTGGACAGGTCACCTGAAGAGCCAGGAGTGGATGAGGAGACCTGCCCTGACTCTGAATCTGACAACGGTGTCTCCGAGCCAGTGGAGCAGGGGGATAAGAGGGCCTCCCTGATGGAAAGCTCCACAGAGACTTTAACTGAAGAAGCCTGTAGCAGGTTAGAGCTACCAGCACAGCCGCCGGTTTGTCCCGGTCATCAGCCCTGCAGTGATGGCAGGAACCAACCGCCCTGCTCCAGGAAGGAGAAAGGACTGGAGACAGGCGAACAAGgctttatcagaactttaaacGGGGGCAGCAAGCGGCCCTCGGTCAGTGCCTTTCAGTCTGTGAGTGCTGACCTCAACAGGGAAGGGCTTTGTAACGGCGACAGCTCCGACGGGGAGCCCTGCGGAGGACATCACTGGGCCAAAGGGAACGGGGAGAGGGTTCCTCTGAGTCGACAGGTGTCCCTAGCAAGCTGCAACTCCCTGATCCTGCATCCACGGGGCAGCTGCTCCCAGCACCGCTGGTGCCACACCCTGCTGGGCCGGGCTGCCATTAGCCCAGAGCAGCCGTCCCGAAGCCATCTGGATGACGACGGGCTGACGCTGCACACGGACGCCATCCAGCAGAGGCTAAGGCAGATCGAGGCGGGACACCAGATGGAGGTGGAGACTCTGAAGAAGCAGGTGCAGGAGCTGTGGAGCCGCCTGGAGAATCAGCAGCACGCCGGCTCccacaggatcaacggagacaTGGGAGACGAAGTG ACCTCAATGACAGACTCTGAGTACAACCTGGACCCCAACTGTTTGTCGCGCTGCAGCACAGAGCTATTCTCTGAGGCCAGCTGGGAGCAGGTGGACAAGCAGGACACCGAG GTGACTCGCTGGTACCCAGACCATTTGGCAGCCCAGTGTTATGGCTGTGAGAGCAGGTTCTGGCTCGCCACCAGGAGGCATCACTGCAG